The genome window tcgagctagactgggtggtgcaacctcctctgtcaagaggtagcaccgctagagctcaagtttcgagctctgccaggcgatgcaaccaccgagctcagtcttcgagctctggcagagaggtgcatctgcctgagctcagtctcgagctctgccaggtgatgcaaccaccgagctcaatcttcgatctctggcagagaggtgcatcagcctgagctcagtttcaagctctgctaggtgatgcaaccaccgagctcagacttcgagctctgccaggcggtgcaaccaccgagctcagtcttcgagctctgccaggtgatgcaaccatcgagctcagtcttcgagctctggcagagaggagcaatcgcctgagctcagtcttcgagctctgccaggcggtgccacctctccagtcaagaggtgcaaccgcctgatcccagaattctgggatttgatcgatttgatcgttttgagctccaaaattgaactgggttggggcctataaataccccacccattcagcactgaaaagatacagacctacactgaaatcttgatcttttctgtgattctaagagctcaaaagtgttgtaaagcctttaagtctcctccttctgttcttcaagttttcagttgtaaagtgaggagagaaaggtctgtaaaggttgtcccctgagcctgtcaaaaggagagaaattgtaaaagggcagtttggccttcgcctattgaaggaaggcccctagttgacgtcggcaacctcgtcggtggaggaagccaaaagtggagtaggtcaaggctgaccgaaccactctaaatctctggtttgcgtttattttcgagcactttatcattactgcaaacctccttcattactactgctctctgcgctttcacgaacaagttctaagtgctgttcttccgaatctgcattcagacgtaaattcgtattttcatacattacagtttacgtttacgtttgattctgcagaactgtcttccgtgcttttacgaacgagcttctttgcagtttatacttacattttgatcctattgataactgcaaactgtcctctacaattttacgaacgagtttcaacatttagacgtaaaactgcattcagacgtaaatcggctttcctcgctcaatcatcagatctcagttcgtttacgtcttgatttcaactgcatactgccttctgcgagtatacaaacaagtttcaaagtttagacgtaaatctacgtctagacgtaaaactgcgtttagacgtaaatctgcgtttagacgtaaatctgagtttaagacgtaaatctgagtttagacgtaaatctgcgtttagacgtgaaactgcgtttagacgtaaatctgcgtttagacgtaaatctgcgtttagacgtaaatctgcgtttagacgtaaatctgagtttagacgtaaactgcgcttagacgcaaaactgcgcttagacgcaatctgcgcttagacgaaactgcacttagatacaaactgagaatttgcttttgcatcataatagtttttgaacgaacgcagcttttcgtttttaatcgctgtaagatttccgctgcactaattcaccccccccccctcttagtgctctcgatcctaacaccactagtcttagcggtggtaccacccaaacatagtctcctaagTGATGATAACACCAGATTGGACAgcagtaccgccagactgggcggtggtatcgcccaacacaagtggtggtaccgctaggacccgagaaacccgggatgagatctttttaggctccaagtttgaatccacttaaggcatataaatatccctctcatccttggttaacacacataataatagagtaaaaaaaagtagaaaatttCTATTGtattcttgtgagaactcctttaAAAATTCTAAGTATTAATATAGTTTTAAAAAGGAGTAGGGGGGGGgttgtaaatgttatctcctaaacctgtgaaaaagagaaagggtTGTAAaacggtagttgatcttcgtccattgaaaaaagatcgttagtggatgcccgtggcctcgacggaagggaaATCAATGGAGTGAATgtgggtcacaatgatcgaatcactataaatcggtttgcatctttgttctacttttaattctcatattacATACTACTTTCTTTATTTGCTCATGACATTCTTGCAAACGTTTCAAAGTTAAACAGATTTTCAAGATTGATTTTAATCATacaaaagattttcaaaccgacatgatttttaccgttgtactaattcatccctcctcttagttccgactcgttcctaacaagatGAAACTTTACACAGGTCTCCTCCATAGACTAAGATGTGAAGTCATTCTTTCTCGATGCGAAGCTAAACACACCCTCTACATCGCAAACGAAATGAAAGAGCCATCAGTCTCTAATATAGACTTAAAAAGGTTGTTAGTCAGTAGTAAGTTCTTGATCCTGAAGTCGATGATTACCCTCAAAATGCTGTCCAAAGGCAAATAATCGTTGGCATATATTATAACCTTTTGCACCACGGAGCAAGGTTTGATTCCATAGTTGTGATACTTAACATTGTTTTAGTTATTTAAAAGGGACCAAAAACTAAGCCCTGAAACCCCTCCCTAGAGATTGTTCGAGGGTCCCTCTCTCATCGGGCCAATTCTCCGAAGTCGAGAATCAAGAATCtattaaaagggaaaaaaaataacaCTAATTTCCGATAGAAGAATAGCCCAAAACTCAACAATAAACTTGCATTCCATATGATAACAATGACAAACATCCATCTGACGATGAACAAAGTTAGAAATCCAACTGAAAGTATGCAAACTTTCATAGAAAAACTTTGATCTTAGAAGCAACCTTCAACCACTAGATCACCTTCTAATCAAACAAAACGTCTTCCTTGACCTTTGGAGGTGACTTAAGGTTATGATAAGTAGCTTTGATCGTCGACAAACCATTTGGACTTTTATTCCAATTTCACCTATTATAACTAGGGTCACTTTGACGAATGAATCCTGAGAATTCTTTTTCCAAGAAGGCAACACGTTTAGAGATCACAAGAATTCTTCGAGCCTTTTGGTTTAGAATAGAGAAAAGGAAGGATAAAGATACATAAATAGTTGAGAGATTCTTTTGTCCAACTCAGAAAAAGTATGCGttctttttcaaaataaaaaaagcgtgagaaattttttttttttctaggttatttttctcatttctgctttccttttcactTCGATCTACCAAATTGTGACATCACAGTCCATAGGTTTCCTATTCGGCACACATCAAACATGCCCCTCTTCCACGTCTCAGCACTAAAGCCCACCCACTTGCCATGGCCTTATGATACAATCGTACTCTTTAAAGCTGCTGCAGGAGCTGTGACATCAACCTGCCAAGTCTCCAGACAGTACATTGTGTGGGGTGAGCTGAGAGGAGGACATggaggggaggaggagatggGAGGATATGGAAGTGGACTGCTTGGCTCACGTCTTCCGGAAGCTCAGCCTGGAGGACCTGACACTGAGTGTGCCATTTGTGTGCAAGGCATGGCTGAGAGCCGCCTTGGACCCTCTCTGCTGGAGGTCTCTTAACCTGAGGGACTTGGACTTCATGCCGTGGAGCAACTTCACGAGGACCTTCACGGCGCAGTACGCCCTCCGCCGCTTCTCTTTCTCGGGCTTCCTCAAGTTGGCAGTCGCCAGGAGCCATGGCGGCGCGGTGGAGCTCAAGTTCCCTCTTCCCTTCGGTGCCTCCTTCCGTGACTTCGTTTATGCCTCCCACGAGTGAGGATTCACTTGCAGATCTCTCTGTTAAACCACATCTGACTGTTCGATTTCAGATCGAGTTGTTGTGATATTGAGCAGGTGCCCGGGATTGAAGACGCTGGCGCTCCCTAATCTGCTGCTGGCAGATGAGCCACAGATTCCAGAGCTGGTTGGGAGGTGGAAGGAACTAGAGACGCTGGAGATGGAGTCAAAGCCATCTTCTTTCTTGGAGATGGTGAGGCAGATCAGTATCAATTGCGGCAGCTTTTCTGGGCTCAGAATGTGGGGTTCCATCAAGAAGGAAGATGTGTCTGCCATAGTCGATTGTCTTCCAAGAATCAAGCACCTCTCCCTCAGCAAATCATACTTACCAAATGAGCAGCTGGTGGAGATAATCAGTGGCTGTAGAGAGCTGGAGAC of Musa acuminata AAA Group cultivar baxijiao chromosome BXJ1-7, Cavendish_Baxijiao_AAA, whole genome shotgun sequence contains these proteins:
- the LOC103992000 gene encoding F-box/LRR-repeat protein At3g48880-like — protein: MEGRRRWEDMEVDCLAHVFRKLSLEDLTLSVPFVCKAWLRAALDPLCWRSLNLRDLDFMPWSNFTRTFTAQYALRRFSFSGFLKLAVARSHGGAVELKFPLPFGASFRDFVYASHECPGLKTLALPNLLLADEPQIPELVGRWKELETLEMESKPSSFLEMVRQISINCGSFSGLRMWGSIKKEDVSAIVDCLPRIKHLSLSKSYLPNEQLVEIISGCRELETLRVNSCIGFEVDEEIVRRASGIKTFEHEGCKLFDESDCDMDECDPLYVHVI